A region of Elusimicrobiota bacterium DNA encodes the following proteins:
- a CDS encoding transposase produces MPWRETYPMEERLKYIGDWLKDEEPMTDLCRIYGISRKTGYKWIERYQTHGLDGLKEMSRATHSHPNQTPALTEEGLVLFRHQHPHWGPRKLVHRLKEIRPNEIWPAVSTAGAILKRHGLTKPPRRRKRTPIFAGNVRSACRPNDVWATDFRGWFRTRDGGRVDPLTITDLASRYLIECRALTSTTGDNVRPWFEAAFREFGLPWAIRSDNGPPFASVGLGGLSRLSVWWIRLGIIPERIRPGHPEENGCHERMHRSLAEATVNPPEKNSMAQQGSFCVFRKEFNDERPHESLGMATPARIYRPSERTYPLKLPELEYGNGVEVRRVRSNGEIKWGGDFMYVSEALIGEQVGLRRVDNDRWTIHFGPVPLAMYDASNKQLQPFDSVKLSPMCPV; encoded by the coding sequence ATGCCCTGGAGAGAGACCTACCCCATGGAAGAGCGATTGAAATACATTGGCGATTGGCTGAAGGATGAAGAGCCCATGACGGATCTGTGCCGGATCTACGGCATCAGTCGAAAAACTGGGTACAAGTGGATTGAACGGTATCAGACGCATGGATTGGATGGTTTGAAGGAGATGAGCCGAGCCACGCATAGCCATCCCAATCAGACCCCCGCGTTGACGGAAGAAGGGCTGGTTCTGTTTCGGCATCAGCACCCGCATTGGGGGCCGCGCAAATTGGTCCATCGGCTAAAGGAAATCCGGCCAAACGAGATTTGGCCGGCGGTGAGCACAGCGGGAGCGATTCTGAAGCGCCACGGGCTGACGAAACCGCCACGCCGCCGAAAACGAACGCCGATTTTCGCAGGGAATGTGCGCTCGGCTTGCCGCCCCAACGACGTATGGGCTACGGATTTCAGGGGATGGTTCCGAACACGGGACGGCGGCCGGGTGGATCCGCTGACGATTACGGACCTGGCAAGTCGTTATTTGATCGAGTGCCGGGCGCTGACATCGACGACGGGAGACAACGTTCGTCCCTGGTTCGAAGCGGCTTTTCGGGAGTTCGGTCTGCCCTGGGCGATTCGATCGGATAACGGACCGCCGTTCGCCAGCGTGGGATTGGGCGGGCTGTCGCGGTTGTCGGTGTGGTGGATTCGGCTGGGGATCATTCCTGAGCGCATTCGACCCGGCCATCCGGAAGAAAATGGGTGCCACGAGAGAATGCATCGAAGTTTGGCGGAGGCGACGGTAAACCCGCCGGAGAAAAACAGCATGGCGCAACAAGGATCGTTTTGCGTTTTCCGAAAGGAGTTCAATGACGAGCGGCCCCATGAATCTTTGGGAATGGCAACGCCCGCTCGGATTTATCGTCCGTCGGAAAGAACCTATCCGCTGAAGCTCCCGGAGCTGGAATACGGAAACGGGGTCGAAGTCCGGCGCGTGAGGTCCAACGGCGAGATCAAATGGGGTGGCGACTTTATGTATGTGAGCGAAGCGTTGATCGGCGAGCAGGTGGGTTTGCGTCGTGTCGATAACGATCGGTGGACGATTCATTTTGGCCCTGTTCCTTTGGCGATGTACGATGCGTCGAACAAACAATTGCAACCTTTTGATTCAGTAAAACTGTCACCCATGTGCCCGGTCTAA
- a CDS encoding efflux RND transporter permease subunit: MTLSDLSIKNPVFAWMFMIGLIVFGALSYQKMGVSQLPDVDFPVLTVSIDWEGAAPEVMETEVTDVVEDAVMSVQGIREVSSNSRQGRSSVTLEFDLSKDIDVALQEVQTKLAQAQRLLPNEVDPAVVSKSNPEDQPIMWLAVSGNRDRRFLMEYVRDNLKDRFTTVPGVAEVTLGGYIDPNLRVWLDTEKLRARELAAEDVLRAITAQHAEVPAGRIEAPRQELNVRVMGEAGTVEEFRRIILPARSGSPIYKTIRIGDVAEVEDGLADLRRLSRSNGVSAVGLGIRKQRGANAVAVADEVLRRMAEVRKDLPQGLTIDLNFDTTRFIRDSVHELVTTLVLAAILTSFVCWMFLGSFSSALNVILAIPTSIIGAFTFLYFFGFTLNTFTLLGLSLCVGIVVDDAIMVLENIVRYREMGQSRVRAAIVGAREISFAAMAATVAILAIFVPVIFMKGIIGKFLFSFGVTLSVAVTLSLLEALTLAPMRCSQFLDIGHTTALGRGMDRFMTGLSNLYRRSLVHCLSARWAVIGLALAIFVGSLFLAKGVKKEFVPSQDQSRFLVRLQTPLGSSIGFTDEVMKKAEAIVAERPEVLRTFAAIGGFGGGDVNSGMMFVSMKPRGARPVADPFKQPATQSDLIGLLRKKLNGIPGVMKVGVQDLSQQGFTAQRGYPVELTVRGRDWDTLAAVSAELMKKLEGSGLVVDVDTDYRLGMPEVRVTPDREKANERGVTVGAIADTINAMIGGVRAGKFTRGGKRYDIRVRLATGDREKPADIERVYVRNNRGELVQLSDVVAIREKPTLLTITRKNRERAIGIFANIAPGHSQGEVLSFLDKAGAGLPEGNRLVLSGSAQTFKESFSSLTFALVLGLFVAYMVLGAQFNSFIHPFTVLLALPFSITGALLALRLTGITLNIYSMIGLLLLMGLVKKNSIMLVEFTNERRKIGRNVRDALLEACPVRLRPVVMTSVSTVAGALPAAFSFGAGAETIRPMAVVVIGGVTVSTLLTLFVVPAAYSLLARLQSHRHDQDLKEALLELGEGK, from the coding sequence ATGACCCTGTCCGACCTGTCCATCAAGAACCCCGTCTTCGCCTGGATGTTCATGATCGGGCTCATCGTATTCGGCGCCCTGAGTTACCAAAAAATGGGGGTCAGCCAATTGCCGGACGTGGATTTCCCGGTGTTGACGGTTTCCATTGATTGGGAAGGCGCCGCCCCGGAGGTGATGGAAACCGAAGTGACGGACGTGGTGGAGGACGCGGTCATGAGCGTGCAAGGCATCCGGGAAGTATCCTCCAACTCCCGGCAGGGCCGCTCGAGCGTGACCTTGGAATTCGATCTGTCCAAAGACATCGACGTGGCGCTCCAGGAAGTGCAAACCAAGTTGGCCCAGGCCCAGCGACTCCTTCCCAATGAAGTGGACCCCGCCGTCGTGTCCAAATCCAACCCCGAAGATCAACCTATTATGTGGCTGGCCGTGAGCGGCAACCGAGACCGCCGTTTCCTGATGGAATATGTGCGCGACAATTTAAAGGATCGATTCACCACGGTCCCCGGCGTGGCGGAAGTCACCCTGGGCGGCTACATCGACCCGAACCTGCGGGTCTGGTTGGACACCGAAAAATTGCGGGCGAGGGAACTGGCGGCCGAAGATGTTCTGCGCGCCATCACAGCCCAGCACGCCGAAGTCCCGGCGGGCCGGATCGAGGCGCCCCGCCAGGAATTGAACGTGCGGGTGATGGGCGAAGCCGGCACGGTGGAGGAGTTCCGCCGCATCATTCTTCCCGCCCGAAGCGGTTCGCCCATCTACAAAACCATCCGCATCGGCGACGTGGCGGAAGTGGAAGACGGTTTGGCGGACCTGCGGCGGCTTTCCCGCTCCAACGGGGTTTCCGCCGTGGGGTTGGGGATCCGCAAACAGCGCGGGGCCAACGCTGTGGCCGTGGCGGACGAGGTGCTTCGCCGCATGGCGGAGGTGCGAAAGGATCTTCCCCAGGGGCTCACCATCGACCTGAATTTCGACACCACTCGTTTTATTCGTGATTCCGTCCATGAACTCGTCACGACCCTGGTGTTGGCCGCGATCCTCACCTCCTTCGTTTGCTGGATGTTCCTGGGATCTTTCAGTTCGGCCTTAAACGTCATTTTAGCCATTCCCACGTCCATCATCGGGGCCTTCACGTTTCTTTATTTTTTCGGCTTCACCCTGAATACCTTCACGCTCCTGGGGCTTTCTCTCTGTGTCGGCATCGTGGTGGACGATGCCATCATGGTGCTGGAAAATATCGTTCGGTACAGAGAAATGGGGCAAAGCCGTGTTCGTGCCGCCATCGTGGGGGCCCGGGAAATATCGTTTGCCGCCATGGCGGCCACCGTGGCCATCCTGGCCATCTTCGTCCCCGTGATCTTCATGAAAGGGATCATCGGGAAATTCCTTTTTTCCTTCGGCGTGACGTTGTCGGTGGCCGTGACGCTTTCGCTTCTGGAGGCTCTCACCCTGGCCCCCATGCGCTGTTCCCAGTTCCTGGACATCGGGCATACCACCGCCTTGGGACGCGGTATGGACCGATTCATGACGGGCCTTTCCAACCTCTACCGCCGGTCGTTGGTCCATTGTTTGAGCGCCCGGTGGGCGGTCATCGGTCTAGCCCTGGCGATCTTCGTCGGATCTCTTTTCCTGGCCAAAGGCGTGAAAAAAGAGTTCGTTCCCTCCCAGGACCAAAGCCGGTTTCTGGTGCGGCTCCAAACGCCCCTGGGGTCCTCCATTGGGTTTACGGACGAGGTGATGAAGAAGGCGGAAGCGATCGTGGCCGAACGGCCCGAAGTCCTGCGCACGTTCGCCGCCATCGGCGGGTTCGGCGGCGGCGATGTCAACTCGGGGATGATGTTCGTCTCCATGAAACCCCGGGGCGCTCGCCCCGTGGCGGACCCCTTCAAACAACCCGCCACTCAGTCAGATTTGATCGGGCTCTTGCGAAAGAAATTGAACGGAATTCCCGGCGTCATGAAAGTCGGCGTCCAGGATCTTTCCCAACAGGGGTTCACGGCCCAGCGGGGCTACCCCGTGGAATTGACCGTGCGCGGCCGGGACTGGGACACCCTGGCCGCCGTCAGCGCCGAACTCATGAAAAAACTGGAAGGCTCCGGCCTGGTCGTGGATGTGGACACGGACTACCGGCTCGGCATGCCCGAGGTTCGCGTCACGCCGGACCGTGAAAAGGCCAACGAGCGGGGCGTCACCGTGGGGGCCATCGCCGATACCATCAACGCCATGATCGGCGGCGTTCGGGCCGGCAAGTTCACCCGGGGGGGGAAACGCTATGACATCCGGGTCCGCCTCGCCACCGGCGACCGGGAAAAACCTGCCGACATCGAGCGCGTTTATGTCCGAAACAATCGGGGGGAGCTGGTTCAGCTCTCGGACGTGGTGGCCATTCGGGAAAAACCCACGCTTCTCACCATTACGCGGAAGAACCGGGAACGGGCCATCGGGATCTTCGCCAACATCGCCCCCGGTCATTCCCAGGGAGAAGTGTTGAGTTTCTTGGATAAAGCCGGCGCGGGTTTGCCCGAGGGAAACCGGTTGGTCCTTTCGGGGAGCGCCCAAACCTTTAAGGAATCGTTCTCCTCCCTCACCTTTGCGCTGGTCCTGGGCCTTTTCGTGGCCTACATGGTGCTCGGGGCCCAGTTCAACAGTTTCATCCATCCGTTCACCGTTCTCTTGGCTTTGCCTTTCAGCATCACCGGGGCGCTCCTGGCCCTGCGACTCACGGGCATCACCTTAAACATCTACAGCATGATCGGCCTCCTCCTTTTAATGGGGCTCGTTAAAAAGAATTCCATTATGCTCGTGGAATTTACCAACGAACGCCGAAAAATCGGCCGCAACGTTCGGGACGCCCTGTTGGAAGCCTGCCCCGTTCGCCTCCGTCCCGTGGTGATGACGTCGGTCTCAACGGTTGCGGGCGCCTTGCCCGCCGCCTTCAGTTTTGGGGCCGGGGCGGAAACCATCCGCCCCATGGCGGTGGTCGTGATCGGCGGCGTCACGGTCTCGACCTTGCTGACGCTTTTCGTCGTGCCGGCGGCCTACAGTTTGTTGGCGCGTCTCCAAAGCCACCGGCACGATCAAGACCTCAAAGAGGCCCTCCTGGAGTTGGGCGAAGGGAAATGA
- the tadA gene encoding tRNA adenosine(34) deaminase TadA, with protein MREALKEARRAAESDEVPVGAVIVKGGKIIARGRNRIRELKDPTAHAEVLAIRSAARRIQQERLMDTTLYCTMEPCPLCAGAIVLARVKRVVFGVWDIKAGAAGSVVDLLRHPVLNHRAEVGGGILEVDARRLLQDFFRAKRRSI; from the coding sequence ATGAGGGAAGCCCTGAAAGAAGCCCGCCGGGCGGCCGAGTCGGATGAAGTCCCGGTGGGAGCCGTGATCGTCAAAGGCGGGAAGATCATCGCCCGGGGGCGAAACCGCATCCGTGAACTCAAAGACCCCACCGCCCACGCCGAGGTCCTCGCCATCCGGTCGGCCGCTCGTCGGATCCAACAGGAACGATTGATGGATACGACCCTTTATTGTACGATGGAACCCTGTCCTCTTTGTGCGGGTGCCATCGTTCTGGCCCGCGTGAAACGCGTCGTTTTTGGCGTGTGGGACATTAAGGCGGGTGCCGCAGGCTCAGTGGTGGACTTGTTGCGGCATCCGGTTTTGAATCACCGCGCGGAAGTTGGGGGGGGGATCCTGGAGGTCGACGCTCGTCGCCTGCTCCAGGATTTTTTTCGAGCGAAAAGGCGGTCCATATGA
- a CDS encoding M48 family metallopeptidase translates to MLTPLGLFIAGTLVLIQWVEWVAEWLNVSALKKDPPPGFEDVYDGKKYARAQDYTRAKTRFGFVDSSLKLAGLLAFWFLGGFGFMDRFAGSFGFSEIPTGVIYLGVLFFLNELFSLPFSIYSTFVLEARFDFNKTTPRTFVLDRLKGLLLTAAIGGPLLALLLWFFGRLGSTAWLWAWGAVTGFTLLLQFVAPSWILPLFNKFTPLPEGDLRRAIFDYAQRVGYPLSNLFVMDGSKRSAKGNAFFTGFGKNKRIALFDTLVEKYSVDELVAVLAHEIGHHKKGHVWKGFALSALQTGGTLFVLSLALRWPALFGAFQVDPSVHAGFAVFGILFSPVGFILSLPLHAFSRRNEFEADRYAAETLGTGRALASGLRKLSAESLANLTPHPFYVWLHATHPPLVERVRALQ, encoded by the coding sequence ATGCTAACCCCTCTGGGCCTATTCATCGCGGGGACCCTCGTTCTCATTCAATGGGTTGAATGGGTGGCCGAGTGGTTGAACGTGAGCGCCTTGAAGAAAGACCCGCCGCCGGGTTTCGAAGACGTCTACGACGGAAAGAAATACGCCCGGGCCCAAGACTACACCCGGGCCAAAACCCGGTTCGGTTTCGTTGATTCTTCCTTGAAACTCGCGGGGCTCTTGGCCTTCTGGTTTTTGGGAGGTTTTGGATTCATGGATCGGTTCGCCGGGAGTTTTGGATTTTCCGAGATCCCCACCGGCGTGATTTACCTGGGAGTTCTTTTCTTTCTGAATGAGCTCTTCAGCCTGCCCTTCTCCATTTACTCGACCTTCGTGTTGGAGGCGCGTTTCGATTTCAACAAAACCACGCCGAGGACCTTCGTTCTCGATCGGTTGAAAGGACTTTTGTTGACCGCGGCGATCGGCGGGCCCCTGTTGGCCCTTTTGTTGTGGTTCTTCGGGCGGTTGGGGTCGACCGCGTGGCTGTGGGCCTGGGGCGCGGTGACGGGGTTCACCCTCCTGCTCCAGTTCGTTGCGCCGAGCTGGATTCTTCCGCTCTTCAATAAGTTCACACCGCTTCCCGAGGGCGACCTTCGTCGGGCGATCTTTGACTATGCCCAGAGGGTGGGCTATCCCCTCTCCAACCTGTTTGTCATGGACGGATCCAAGCGGTCCGCCAAGGGCAACGCGTTTTTTACGGGGTTCGGAAAAAACAAGCGGATCGCCCTGTTCGATACCTTGGTGGAAAAATATTCGGTGGACGAACTGGTGGCGGTTTTGGCCCACGAAATCGGCCACCATAAAAAGGGGCATGTTTGGAAAGGGTTCGCCCTGAGCGCCCTGCAAACCGGTGGAACCCTGTTCGTCCTGTCCCTGGCCCTCCGCTGGCCGGCGCTCTTCGGCGCGTTCCAGGTGGATCCTTCCGTTCACGCGGGGTTCGCCGTGTTCGGGATCCTCTTCTCTCCCGTTGGTTTCATCCTGTCCCTGCCGCTCCACGCCTTTTCACGGCGAAACGAATTCGAGGCGGACCGTTACGCCGCCGAAACCCTCGGCACCGGCCGCGCCCTGGCCTCCGGCCTTCGAAAACTCTCCGCGGAAAGTCTCGCCAACCTCACTCCCCATCCCTTCTACGTTTGGCTCCACGCCACCCACCCGCCGCTGGTGGAGCGGGTGCGCGCCCTCCAGTGA
- a CDS encoding TolC family protein: MRFIFAGTAILLFAAFSWGQSPLSLADSVREAVEKSPEVARAMIAARQAALQEPLLLSETDPDFFGLYNWKKDESPRAAPLVQGEKSEETAFDLGITQQTLLGTTARLAWTNNRISNPSAFRSLDPSVDSRLTLSVDQPLLRYFWGRPDIARRSLFRASTRAAEAQAATAIENIVLAAGKAYVTYYYAQENLKVALESRTSSKKLADVYQDRKRYGLADDSDLAQAEASLEVDEAEVLLSTSLLERARLSLLAVLHRQGESSAGEVAVSTPTLDLVLPTSEPDAVALGLNSRPDLEAARARLEAAQWNERVATLDTLPELSFLGSYGMAGLDTGYSPAWKDLSQWDNPVVSAGLAFRVPFAGRKEKLERKSGALTLEDARQELARVTEAALRDIRDQMEARRLALERVSVRRRIVAIERKKLEAERANFRRGRSSTDLLVRFQKDLQRAQTVALLAEADELMTQVELSRATGGLFRAWGTTHD, encoded by the coding sequence TTGAGGTTTATTTTTGCGGGGACGGCGATTCTTCTTTTCGCCGCTTTCAGCTGGGGACAATCTCCTCTTTCGTTGGCGGACAGCGTTCGGGAAGCAGTGGAAAAATCGCCCGAAGTGGCCCGCGCCATGATTGCCGCCCGACAGGCGGCGCTCCAAGAGCCGCTCCTCCTTTCCGAGACAGATCCGGATTTCTTTGGACTGTATAACTGGAAAAAAGATGAATCTCCCAGGGCCGCTCCGCTCGTGCAAGGAGAGAAGAGCGAAGAAACCGCCTTTGACCTGGGCATTACCCAGCAGACGTTGCTGGGCACCACGGCGCGGCTGGCGTGGACGAACAATCGTATCTCCAACCCCTCGGCTTTCCGTTCTCTGGACCCCAGCGTGGATTCCCGATTGACCCTCAGCGTCGATCAGCCGCTCCTCCGGTATTTCTGGGGGCGGCCCGACATCGCTCGCCGGAGCCTGTTCCGCGCTTCCACCCGTGCCGCCGAGGCCCAGGCCGCGACCGCCATTGAAAACATCGTGTTGGCCGCGGGGAAAGCCTACGTGACCTATTATTACGCCCAAGAAAATTTGAAAGTGGCTCTAGAATCCAGAACGTCGTCCAAAAAATTGGCGGACGTTTATCAAGATCGAAAACGATACGGATTGGCGGACGATTCGGATCTCGCTCAGGCCGAAGCCTCTTTGGAAGTGGACGAAGCCGAGGTTTTACTTTCGACGTCGCTTTTGGAGCGGGCGCGGTTGAGCCTTTTGGCGGTCCTCCACCGCCAGGGGGAATCCTCCGCCGGGGAGGTGGCGGTGTCCACGCCGACCTTGGATTTGGTTTTGCCCACGTCCGAACCCGACGCCGTGGCACTGGGGCTAAACTCCCGCCCCGATCTTGAAGCGGCTCGGGCGAGGCTGGAAGCGGCCCAATGGAACGAACGGGTGGCGACCCTGGACACGTTGCCCGAACTTTCTTTTTTGGGGTCTTACGGGATGGCGGGGTTGGACACGGGCTACAGCCCCGCCTGGAAGGATTTGAGCCAATGGGACAATCCCGTCGTGAGCGCCGGACTGGCTTTCCGTGTTCCCTTCGCCGGGCGAAAAGAAAAGCTGGAGCGAAAGAGCGGAGCGTTGACCTTGGAAGACGCTCGGCAAGAACTGGCCCGGGTCACGGAAGCGGCCCTGCGCGATATTCGGGACCAGATGGAGGCCCGGCGCCTGGCTCTGGAACGGGTGTCGGTGCGCCGCCGGATCGTGGCCATCGAACGGAAAAAACTGGAGGCCGAAAGGGCCAACTTTCGCCGGGGACGGTCGAGCACGGACCTGTTGGTGCGCTTTCAAAAAGATTTGCAACGGGCCCAAACCGTTGCGCTGTTGGCCGAAGCCGACGAACTCATGACCCAGGTCGAGCTGTCCCGGGCCACGGGCGGGCTCTTTCGCGCCTGGGGAACGACCCATGATTGA
- a CDS encoding efflux RND transporter permease subunit, with the protein MIDFFLRRPVVTNLITLFLLVVGGYQFFHVRREAFPEIDFDIMVITTLYPGASPEEVERLVTTKIEEQLRPVAGIDKVFSSSLENRSVITVRMDEDLSKRQIDRAINDIEQAVNRVTDFPSEVDRPVVQEITSDRPLITLSVAGGEEEVRRHFSDELADVVEDLPGVSRVEKSGYKKREIWIEADRRRLNQHQLSLSEVAAAVRARNTDVSAGTVEVGTQELWVRVTGSVLSAEQVGDFILRGNDARQFLRVKDVARVAERFEDPRFLYRANGLPSIDLNVRKLSSGDTIRLASAVRAVQAKFTSRAKAQGLTLVASDDWSFFIKRRLSVMTNNLVQGGILILAALFLFLDWRLALVAALGVPLSFAAAFALAVPLGFTINLMSLLAFIIVLGMLDDDSVVVAENIYRHLEMGKPPLQAALDGTREVVVPVLASVASTSAAFLPFALVTGIMGKFLLMIPIIVVLAFLASAFEAFFILPGHVAELIPFGKPITEESEARGWFRYVRNGFRTAVSWGVHHRFKFVLLTFAVILGTVVIARHRLKFVLFPAGLVDQFFIQLDMPEGTHLKETERAMAFVERAVLEISPEDLEAVTSNVGMKGFEEEMRAGTAYAQARVFLTPEEKRKRKTKTLIADLREKLKDIPGGGRVVFEELRTGPPVGKAVQVLVRGRDPAVIGRIVDNIKNDLSTWPGVRDLRDSREGGKVQMRVVLNPREAAFAGLTVAGVAQTILYAVDGGEASVIRRGNEQDEIKIRVRLQADQRTQAQELMSLEVLNPQGRPVRLGAVARVEKGRGPPSLERYNFRPAVTVSADVDTAVATSREINLRLKNKFKTLSEEFPGYELVYGGEEEETNKSLRSLYKAFGVAIFLDFVILAAIFKSYVQPFMILLSIPIGMLGVVWALLLHNQPVSFMALLGVVAMTGVVVNNGIVLVNFINQRRDEGLSVKEAAVEGAVVRLRPIFASSVTTLLGLLPTAYGKFLQDKFGMNGYEPFVSPMALSLAWGLMIAMPMTLFLMPTAYVLIEDARSLTARAIAPVVRSFGGLIKRIAGATKKEKSC; encoded by the coding sequence ATGATTGATTTTTTTCTTCGTCGGCCGGTGGTCACGAACCTCATCACTCTCTTCCTTTTGGTGGTGGGGGGGTATCAGTTTTTTCATGTAAGGCGGGAGGCGTTCCCGGAAATCGATTTTGACATTATGGTCATCACCACCCTTTACCCCGGGGCCTCGCCGGAAGAAGTGGAACGGTTGGTCACGACCAAAATCGAGGAACAGCTTCGGCCGGTGGCGGGGATCGACAAAGTGTTTTCCTCTTCCCTGGAAAACCGGTCCGTCATCACGGTTCGGATGGACGAAGATTTGTCGAAACGCCAAATCGACCGGGCGATCAACGACATCGAACAGGCGGTCAACCGCGTCACGGATTTCCCGTCGGAGGTGGACCGGCCCGTGGTTCAAGAAATAACCAGCGATCGCCCCTTGATCACGCTGTCGGTGGCGGGGGGAGAGGAAGAGGTCCGCCGTCATTTCTCCGATGAATTGGCGGACGTGGTGGAAGACCTGCCCGGGGTGTCCCGGGTGGAGAAGAGCGGGTACAAAAAGCGGGAGATTTGGATCGAGGCCGACCGCCGCCGGTTGAATCAGCATCAGTTGAGCTTGTCCGAAGTGGCCGCCGCGGTGCGCGCCCGCAACACCGATGTTTCCGCCGGAACGGTGGAGGTGGGCACCCAGGAACTCTGGGTGCGGGTCACCGGTTCGGTCTTGTCGGCCGAGCAGGTGGGGGACTTTATCCTTCGCGGTAACGACGCCCGGCAATTTCTCCGTGTCAAAGACGTGGCCCGGGTGGCGGAACGGTTCGAGGATCCCCGGTTCCTCTACCGGGCCAACGGCCTTCCCAGCATCGACCTGAACGTTCGAAAACTCAGTTCGGGCGACACGATCCGGTTGGCGAGCGCCGTGCGGGCCGTTCAAGCCAAATTCACCTCCCGCGCCAAAGCCCAAGGGCTGACGCTGGTGGCTTCCGACGATTGGTCTTTCTTCATCAAACGACGACTGTCGGTGATGACCAACAATTTGGTGCAGGGCGGTATTTTGATTTTAGCCGCGCTCTTCCTATTTTTGGATTGGCGGTTGGCCCTGGTGGCGGCCCTGGGCGTTCCGCTTTCCTTTGCGGCGGCGTTCGCCCTGGCGGTTCCCCTGGGGTTCACCATCAACTTGATGTCGCTGTTGGCGTTCATCATTGTGTTGGGGATGCTGGACGATGATTCGGTGGTGGTGGCCGAAAATATTTACCGCCATCTCGAAATGGGCAAACCCCCGCTCCAGGCCGCCCTCGATGGAACACGGGAAGTGGTGGTCCCCGTCTTGGCGTCGGTGGCGTCCACGTCGGCGGCGTTTTTGCCGTTCGCGTTGGTGACGGGGATCATGGGCAAGTTCTTGTTGATGATCCCGATCATCGTGGTGCTGGCTTTTTTGGCGAGCGCCTTTGAAGCCTTTTTCATTTTACCCGGGCATGTGGCGGAACTGATCCCGTTCGGCAAGCCGATCACCGAAGAATCCGAGGCCCGGGGCTGGTTCCGCTATGTTCGAAACGGGTTTCGGACCGCGGTGTCCTGGGGGGTCCATCATCGGTTCAAATTTGTTCTCTTGACGTTCGCCGTGATTTTAGGGACGGTCGTGATCGCCCGCCATCGGCTCAAATTTGTGCTTTTTCCCGCGGGATTGGTCGACCAGTTCTTTATTCAGCTCGACATGCCGGAGGGGACCCACCTGAAAGAAACGGAGCGGGCCATGGCCTTTGTGGAGCGAGCGGTGTTGGAAATCTCCCCGGAGGATTTGGAGGCCGTGACCTCCAACGTGGGGATGAAAGGGTTTGAGGAAGAGATGCGGGCCGGAACCGCCTACGCCCAAGCGCGGGTGTTTTTGACGCCCGAAGAAAAACGGAAACGGAAAACCAAAACCCTCATTGCGGATTTGCGGGAGAAGCTGAAAGACATTCCGGGAGGCGGCCGGGTGGTTTTTGAAGAGCTTCGCACGGGGCCACCCGTGGGGAAAGCCGTGCAGGTCCTGGTCCGTGGCCGGGACCCGGCGGTCATTGGACGCATCGTCGACAATATCAAAAACGACCTGTCGACCTGGCCGGGGGTTCGGGATTTGCGGGATTCCCGGGAAGGCGGCAAGGTTCAGATGCGCGTGGTCCTTAATCCCCGGGAGGCGGCGTTCGCGGGATTGACCGTGGCGGGGGTGGCGCAGACTATTTTGTACGCGGTGGACGGCGGCGAGGCCAGCGTCATCCGGCGCGGGAACGAACAAGACGAAATCAAAATCCGCGTGCGCCTTCAGGCGGACCAACGGACCCAAGCCCAAGAACTGATGTCTCTGGAGGTGCTCAACCCCCAGGGGCGCCCCGTGAGGCTGGGGGCCGTGGCTCGGGTGGAGAAGGGGCGCGGCCCCCCCTCTCTCGAACGCTACAACTTCCGCCCGGCCGTCACGGTGTCCGCAGACGTGGACACGGCGGTCGCGACCTCCCGGGAAATCAACCTGCGCCTAAAAAACAAGTTTAAGACCCTTTCCGAGGAATTCCCCGGGTATGAATTGGTCTATGGCGGAGAAGAAGAGGAAACCAACAAATCGCTCCGCTCCCTGTACAAGGCGTTCGGGGTGGCGATCTTTTTGGATTTCGTGATCCTCGCCGCGATCTTTAAATCCTATGTTCAGCCGTTCATGATCTTGTTGTCCATTCCGATCGGCATGTTGGGGGTCGTGTGGGCCCTGCTCCTGCACAATCAGCCCGTGAGTTTCATGGCGCTTCTGGGCGTTGTCGCCATGACCGGCGTGGTGGTCAACAACGGCATCGTGCTGGTCAATTTCATCAATCAGCGCCGGGACGAGGGGCTCAGCGTGAAAGAGGCCGCCGTGGAAGGCGCGGTGGTCCGGTTGCGCCCCATTTTCGCCAGTTCGGTGACGACGCTTCTGGGTCTGTTGCCCACGGCCTATGGAAAATTCTTGCAAGACAAATTCGGCATGAACGGGTACGAGCCCTTCGTTTCCCCCATGGCTCTGTCCCTGGCCTGGGGGCTGATGATCGCCATGCCCATGACCTTGTTTCTGATGCCCACCGCGTATGTTTTAATCGAAGACGCCCGCTCGCTCACCGCTCGGGCGATCGCCCCCGTGGTCCGTTCTTTTGGCGGGCTCATTAAGCGGATCGCGGGCGCGACCAAAAAGGAGAAATCATGCTAA
- a CDS encoding PilZ domain-containing protein, giving the protein MITDQRAHNRVSFFFGGDIYKDADGEKVGRVIIRDISFSGLRIETLEPWEPGQTVFLDFDIAGRFEFRRVPVVVARSDGNQGSFVTGLNFRQGEDRRRVRHALTYAIESSN; this is encoded by the coding sequence ATGATAACCGATCAGCGCGCCCATAATAGGGTGAGTTTCTTCTTCGGCGGCGACATTTACAAGGACGCGGACGGTGAAAAGGTGGGACGCGTCATTATTCGGGACATCAGTTTTTCCGGCCTCCGCATTGAAACCCTGGAGCCCTGGGAACCCGGACAAACCGTGTTTCTTGATTTCGACATCGCCGGCCGTTTCGAGTTCCGACGGGTTCCCGTGGTGGTGGCCCGAAGTGACGGCAACCAGGGTTCTTTCGTGACCGGCCTTAACTTCCGCCAAGGCGAAGATCGCCGCCGCGTCCGCCACGCCCTCACCTACGCCATCGAAAGCTCCAATTAA